A part of Neovison vison isolate M4711 chromosome 6, ASM_NN_V1, whole genome shotgun sequence genomic DNA contains:
- the ENTPD3 gene encoding ectonucleoside triphosphate diphosphohydrolase 3 isoform X2 produces the protein MFTVLTRQPCEQAGFKALSRTPAIIALVVLLLSVVVLVAITVIQFHHKEVLLPGLKYGVVLDAGSSRTTVYVYQWPAEKENNTGVVSQTFKCSVKGSGISSYGKNPQDVPKAFEDCMQKVKGQIPAHLHRSTCIYLGATAGMRLLRLQNETAANEVLASIQNYFKSQPFDFRGAQIISGQEEGIYGWITANYLMGNFLEKNLWHMWVHPNGVETTGALDLGGASTQISFAAGENVGLNTSHIMKVSLYGYVYTLYTHSFQCYGRNEAEKRFLAILHQNSPTKTSIINPCYPRNYVTTLTGGYIFDSLCTADLRPGNYDSDDVITFEGTGDPSLCREKVAFLFDFKACHDQEDCSFDGVYQPKVKGAFVAFAGFYYTASAFNLSGSFSLNAFNSSTWDFCSESWSQLPLLLPRFDEVYARSYCFSAHYIYHLLVNGYRFTEETWPQIHFKKEVGNSSIAWSLGYMLSLTNQIPAESPLIRLPMDPPAFMGILAFFTAVALLCLAFLVYLYALSRKQRHSQHAFDHTVDSE, from the exons ATGTTCACTGTGCTGACCCGCCAACCCTGTGAGCAAGCAG GCTTCAAGGCTCTCTCCCGAACCCCAGCCATCATTGCGTTGGTGGTCTTGCTTTTGAGTGTTGTGGTGCTTGTGGCCATCACAGTCATCCAGTTTCACCACAAAGAGGTCCTCCTTCCAGGACTGAAG TATGGAGTCGTGCTCGATGCCGGGTCCTCGAGAACCACCGTCTACGTATATCAGTGGCCAGCGGAGAAGGAGAATAATACTGGAGTGGTCAGTCAAACCTTCAAGTGTAGTGTCAAAG GCTCTGGGATCTCCAGCTATGGGAAAAACCCCCAAGATGTCCCCAAAGCCTTTGAGGATTGCATGCAAAAAGTCAAGGGACAGATTCCAGCCCACCTCCATAGATCCACCTGCATTTACCTGGGGGCCACGGCTGGGATGCGCTTGCTGAG GTTACAAAATGAAACAGCAGCTAATGAAGTCCTTGCAAGCATCCAAAACTACTTCAAGTCCCAGCCCTTTGATTTTAGGGGTGCTCAAATCATTTCTGGGCAAGAGGAAGGGATATATGGATGGATTACAGCCAACTATTTAATGGGAAATTTCCTGGAG AAGAACCTGTGGCATATGTGGGTGCATCCAAATGGAGTGGAGACCACAGGTGCCCTGGATTTAGGTGGCGCCTCCACCCAAATATCCTTTGCGGCTGGAGAGAATGTAGGGCTGAACACCAGCCACATCATGAAAGTGTCGCTGTACGGCTATGTGTACACGCTCTACACGCATAGCTTCCAGTGCTATGGCCGGAACGAGGCTGAAAAGAGGTTTCTGGCAATACTCCATCAG AATTCTCCCACCAAAACCAGTATCATCAACCCCTGTTACCCTCGGAATTATGTCACTACCCTCACTGGGGGCTACATATTTGACAGCCTGTGCACAGCAGACCTGAGACCTGGAAATTACGACTCTGATGACGTCATCACTTTTGAAGGAACTGGGGACCCATCACTGTGTAGGGAAAAGGTGGCTTTCCTGTTTGACTTCAAAGCTTGCCATGACCAAGAAGACTGTTCCTTTGATGGGGTTTATCAGCCAAAAGTTAAAGGGGCATTTGTG GCTtttgcaggattctactacacaGCAAGTGCTTTCAATCTTTCGGGGAGCTTTTCCCTGAACGCCTTCAACTCAAGCACCTGGGATTTCTGCTCAGAGAGTTGGAGTCAG CTCCCGCTGCTGCTCCCCAGGTTTGATGAGGTGTATGCCCGCTCCTACTGCTTCTCAGCCCACTATATCTACCACTTGCTTGTGAATGGATACAGATTCACCGAGGAGACCTGGccccaaatacattttaaaaaagaa GTGGGGAACAGCAGCATAGCCTGGTCTCTGGGCTACATGCTCAGCCTGACCAACCAGATCCCAGCCGAAAGCCCCCTGATCCGCCTGCCCATGGACCCGCCTGCCTTTATGGGCATCCTTGCCTTCTTCACAGCAGTGGCCTTACTGTGTCTGGCATTTCTGGTGTACCTGTATGCTTTGTCCAGGAAGCAGAGGCACTCCCAGCATGCCTTCGACCACACAGTGGATTCTGAGTGA
- the ENTPD3 gene encoding ectonucleoside triphosphate diphosphohydrolase 3 isoform X1: MHTHILPRLPYLPASGARFTVAHVEAQKGLASPLSGFKALSRTPAIIALVVLLLSVVVLVAITVIQFHHKEVLLPGLKYGVVLDAGSSRTTVYVYQWPAEKENNTGVVSQTFKCSVKGSGISSYGKNPQDVPKAFEDCMQKVKGQIPAHLHRSTCIYLGATAGMRLLRLQNETAANEVLASIQNYFKSQPFDFRGAQIISGQEEGIYGWITANYLMGNFLEKNLWHMWVHPNGVETTGALDLGGASTQISFAAGENVGLNTSHIMKVSLYGYVYTLYTHSFQCYGRNEAEKRFLAILHQNSPTKTSIINPCYPRNYVTTLTGGYIFDSLCTADLRPGNYDSDDVITFEGTGDPSLCREKVAFLFDFKACHDQEDCSFDGVYQPKVKGAFVAFAGFYYTASAFNLSGSFSLNAFNSSTWDFCSESWSQLPLLLPRFDEVYARSYCFSAHYIYHLLVNGYRFTEETWPQIHFKKEVGNSSIAWSLGYMLSLTNQIPAESPLIRLPMDPPAFMGILAFFTAVALLCLAFLVYLYALSRKQRHSQHAFDHTVDSE, encoded by the exons atgcacacacacatactgccAAGGTTGCCCTACCTGCCTGCCTCTGGAGCACGTTTTACAGTCGCTCATGTGGAAGCCCAGAAGGGTCTGGCCTCTCCACTCTCAG GCTTCAAGGCTCTCTCCCGAACCCCAGCCATCATTGCGTTGGTGGTCTTGCTTTTGAGTGTTGTGGTGCTTGTGGCCATCACAGTCATCCAGTTTCACCACAAAGAGGTCCTCCTTCCAGGACTGAAG TATGGAGTCGTGCTCGATGCCGGGTCCTCGAGAACCACCGTCTACGTATATCAGTGGCCAGCGGAGAAGGAGAATAATACTGGAGTGGTCAGTCAAACCTTCAAGTGTAGTGTCAAAG GCTCTGGGATCTCCAGCTATGGGAAAAACCCCCAAGATGTCCCCAAAGCCTTTGAGGATTGCATGCAAAAAGTCAAGGGACAGATTCCAGCCCACCTCCATAGATCCACCTGCATTTACCTGGGGGCCACGGCTGGGATGCGCTTGCTGAG GTTACAAAATGAAACAGCAGCTAATGAAGTCCTTGCAAGCATCCAAAACTACTTCAAGTCCCAGCCCTTTGATTTTAGGGGTGCTCAAATCATTTCTGGGCAAGAGGAAGGGATATATGGATGGATTACAGCCAACTATTTAATGGGAAATTTCCTGGAG AAGAACCTGTGGCATATGTGGGTGCATCCAAATGGAGTGGAGACCACAGGTGCCCTGGATTTAGGTGGCGCCTCCACCCAAATATCCTTTGCGGCTGGAGAGAATGTAGGGCTGAACACCAGCCACATCATGAAAGTGTCGCTGTACGGCTATGTGTACACGCTCTACACGCATAGCTTCCAGTGCTATGGCCGGAACGAGGCTGAAAAGAGGTTTCTGGCAATACTCCATCAG AATTCTCCCACCAAAACCAGTATCATCAACCCCTGTTACCCTCGGAATTATGTCACTACCCTCACTGGGGGCTACATATTTGACAGCCTGTGCACAGCAGACCTGAGACCTGGAAATTACGACTCTGATGACGTCATCACTTTTGAAGGAACTGGGGACCCATCACTGTGTAGGGAAAAGGTGGCTTTCCTGTTTGACTTCAAAGCTTGCCATGACCAAGAAGACTGTTCCTTTGATGGGGTTTATCAGCCAAAAGTTAAAGGGGCATTTGTG GCTtttgcaggattctactacacaGCAAGTGCTTTCAATCTTTCGGGGAGCTTTTCCCTGAACGCCTTCAACTCAAGCACCTGGGATTTCTGCTCAGAGAGTTGGAGTCAG CTCCCGCTGCTGCTCCCCAGGTTTGATGAGGTGTATGCCCGCTCCTACTGCTTCTCAGCCCACTATATCTACCACTTGCTTGTGAATGGATACAGATTCACCGAGGAGACCTGGccccaaatacattttaaaaaagaa GTGGGGAACAGCAGCATAGCCTGGTCTCTGGGCTACATGCTCAGCCTGACCAACCAGATCCCAGCCGAAAGCCCCCTGATCCGCCTGCCCATGGACCCGCCTGCCTTTATGGGCATCCTTGCCTTCTTCACAGCAGTGGCCTTACTGTGTCTGGCATTTCTGGTGTACCTGTATGCTTTGTCCAGGAAGCAGAGGCACTCCCAGCATGCCTTCGACCACACAGTGGATTCTGAGTGA